In the genome of Candidatus Dependentiae bacterium, the window TTTGCCCACCAAAGTAGCCAAATCGTTGCAGGTGGTTTGCATGAGCTCAAGCTGAGAACACTGCATTTGTAACTGCTTGACCACCATTATTTCTTGATTAATAATCCCACCAATTGGCAAATAAAAACATAAAAACCAGGTCGCCGCCACGAGCCCTAAAGTCCCGGCGGTGATGGCATAAAAATGAAATGGTTTGATTGCAGTTGCCCACGAATAGAATGCATTGCTGCGTGGTAAAAAATACATACCTTGCTCTCCATATTTATGATGTTCCAAGATTTAGAACATCATAACAAATAAACAAGGCACATTTGCTAGAATTTAGAAAGTTTGATGAGTCCACTGTGCAGGATCAACAGGAACATTATTGACGCGCATTTCCCAGTGAAGGTGATAGCCCGTCGCATAACCTGTTTTCCCAATGGTGCCGACAGGGTTACCTTTGGCAATTTTGTCGCCTACTTTAATATTAGCAAAATTTTCTAGGTGATAATACATAGAAAGCACACCAAAGCCATGGTCAACAATCACCGTATTGCCACTTGCTTCGTAACGGTCCTTGAGTGCCACAACGCCATCCTGCGAAGACCATACTACACTCTTAGGCTTATTGATCAGGTCAAGTGCCTTGTGTGCATAGCGGCCCTTGTGTTGCGTTGTACGCACGGTGCCAAATTCACAGGTTACCTTTGCTATGTCGATGGGATTACAAAAAGCACCCTTCCACAGCTTCTCTTGTGGAGATTGTTGAGCAAGCGTCTCAAGAATTTCATCAAATTTTGCATTGCTGTCAGTCGCTTCTTGACGCTCTTGTTGAATTTTTTCTGGGCTAATCTCAATGATTTGCTTTTTAAATGGATACATCACCACTTGGAATTTGTTTTCCAAGTTCAATGCATTGCCTACATGATCGGTAATACAAGCGGTAAAAAGATATTCGCTTGGATTTTCTTCGCAGGTGATGGGAATATAGGATTCATAAATTGAAGAACCTTTTGATTCCGGAAAACATGGATAGGTATTAGAAAGTGTTGCAATATGCGCCTTTTTAATTTCTTTGTTCACCTGAAATTGCACATGCAATGTTCTGCCTTGAAATACCTTGTACTCTGAATCAGCCCTAACAAATGCTGCTTGCAACGGGGTGTTATCAACATTAAATGCTCGATCTAATACCACCTTATTTTTGCGATACGTCTTATCAACAAACTCAACTTTTAAGGTGTGCTTACCATTAGAAATTG includes:
- a CDS encoding M23 family metallopeptidase; the encoded protein is MFFKLKNAVLVLVVCITGWISLSAYNYFFDTRIPEVVLSGLNDDDYYSGDAQCGVASNKRGEISVWLDEKPLINRFRVSSVNQEQPFTIPTKTISNGKHTLKVEFVDKTYRKNKVVLDRAFNVDNTPLQAAFVRADSEYKVFQGRTLHVQFQVNKEIKKAHIATLSNTYPCFPESKGSSIYESYIPITCEENPSEYLFTACITDHVGNALNLENKFQVVMYPFKKQIIEISPEKIQQERQEATDSNAKFDEILETLAQQSPQEKLWKGAFCNPIDIAKVTCEFGTVRTTQHKGRYAHKALDLINKPKSVVWSSQDGVVALKDRYEASGNTVIVDHGFGVLSMYYHLENFANIKVGDKIAKGNPVGTIGKTGYATGYHLHWEMRVNNVPVDPAQWTHQTF